The following proteins come from a genomic window of Macadamia integrifolia cultivar HAES 741 chromosome 14, SCU_Mint_v3, whole genome shotgun sequence:
- the LOC122060810 gene encoding phenolic glucoside malonyltransferase 1-like: MAASKPVKILEQCKVAPPPGSVAAPTSTAIPLTFFDAFWLPVLPVEIVYFYEYPHPISQFTHSLLPQLKHSLSSTLIHFYPLAGNVSWPHEPNQPMIYYTEGDSVSFTVAESDSDFYHLSSNHIRETMESRPLVPHLPTSGTNIPLLAIQVTVFPNTGICIALSRHHSSCDGRAFTHFMRTWSSISKLGAGFLSAESLPFLDRTVIEDKESILNIFLELLEGLMDSESGSENRILRAIDRELKPNLVRATFELNEASSRRLKEWIFAQYKKKEEQTQTHTRSIAAPSRLVATCAYTWICLLKAEAKVGESNNNMSSFVLNADCRARLDPPIPGTYMGNCVKPYVVVVEDKTDLIRGGVAAAAQLLGYALHEMDKGVLKGMVQSVASLVELPHDRIFAVAGSPQFEYYKTDFGFGRPKKVEMTSVEGTSGMFLKDSSNVDGGFEFDLALNKLEMEAFASEFVDGLNALTEHSLCPP; encoded by the coding sequence ATGGCTGCATCCAAACCTGTGAAGATTCTTGAGCAGTGCAAAGTTGCACCACCTCCGGGCTCCGTCGCCGCCCCGACTTCAACCGCTATCCCTCTGACCTTCTTCGATGCATTTTGGTTACCAGTACTACCAGTGGAAATAGTATATTTCTATGAATACCCACACCCAATATCTCAATTCACTCATTCTCTGCTTCCACAGCTCAAACACTCACTCTCCTCCACCCTCATCCACTTCTACCCTTTAGCAGGAAATGTCTCTTGGCCTCATGAACCCAACCAGCCCATGATCTATTACACTGAAGGAGACTCAGTCTCTTTCACCGTTGCTGAGTCGGATTCCGATTTTTATCATCTCTCCTCCAATCACATAAGAGAAACCATGGAATCACGCCCACTCGTGCCTCACTTGCCTACTTCTGGAACTAATATCCCCTTGTTAGCAATACAAGTTACTGTTTTCCCAAACACTGGGATCTGTATTGCTTTGTCTCGTCACCATTCGTCTTGCGATGGAAGAGCATTCACCCACTTCATGAGGACATGGTCTTCGATTTCCAAGTTAGGAGCTGGGTTTCTCTCAGCTGAATCTCTACCATTCTTGGATAGGACTGTGATCGAGGATAAAGAGAGCATcttaaatattttcttggaGTTGTTGGAAGGATTAATGGATTCCGAATCTGGGTCCGAGAATCGAATATTGAGAGCGATAGATAGAGAACTCAAACCCAACTTGGTTCGAGCTACATTCGAGTTAAATGAAGCAAGCAGTAGGAGACTCAAGGAATGGATCTTCGCTCAAtacaagaagaaggaagaacaaacacaaacacatacaAGATCAATTGCTGCTCCATCCAGATTGGTGGCGACATGTGCTTACACTTGGATTTGTTTGCTTAAAGCAGAAGCAAAAGTGGGTGAGTCCAACAATAATATGAGTAGCTTTGTGCTTAACGCCGATTGTAGGGCTCGCCTGGACCCTCCAATCCCTGGAACATATATGGGTAACTGTGTCAAGCCTTATGTAGTGGTCGTTGAAGACAAGACTGATCTGATAAGAGGAGGAGTAGCTGCGGCAGCACAGTTGTTAGGATATGCGCTCCATGAGATGGACAAAGGAGTCTTGAAAGGCATGGTGCAGAGTGTTGCAAGCTTGGTGGAGCTGCCGCATGATCGAATTTTTGCAGTCGCAGGGTCACCACAGTTTGAGTATTACAAGAcagattttgggtttgggaggCCAAAGAAGGTGGAGATGACATCCGTTGAAGGAACAAGTGGCATGTTTCTGAAAGATAGCTCTAATGTAGAtggtgggtttgagtttgatttgGCTCTCAACAAACTGGAGATGGAAGCCTTTGCTTCTGAGTTTGTTGATGGGCTTAATGCTCTGACAGAGCATTCTCTATGCCCGCCTTAA